A portion of the Halalkalicoccus tibetensis genome contains these proteins:
- a CDS encoding MaoC family dehydratase, producing the protein MPGLYYGEFEVGETIEHDKRRTVSEADNQRFCDMTMNQQPLHLDGEFASESQFGERVVNGLYTMSLAVGLTIPETTDGTIVANLSYDDVSHPAPVFHGDTIRARSTVTDKRETSDGERGVVTMHVEAFNGDDELVCEFDRTVLSLKA; encoded by the coding sequence ATGCCCGGACTGTACTACGGGGAGTTCGAGGTCGGCGAGACGATCGAGCACGACAAACGCCGCACCGTGAGCGAGGCCGACAACCAGCGCTTCTGTGACATGACCATGAATCAGCAGCCGCTGCATCTCGACGGCGAGTTCGCCTCCGAGAGCCAGTTCGGCGAGCGCGTCGTCAACGGCCTCTACACCATGTCGCTGGCGGTCGGGCTGACGATCCCCGAGACGACGGATGGAACGATCGTCGCGAACCTCTCGTACGACGACGTCTCACATCCCGCGCCCGTCTTCCACGGCGACACGATCCGCGCGCGCTCGACCGTCACCGACAAACGCGAGACCAGCGACGGCGAGCGCGGCGTCGTCACCATGCACGTCGAGGCGTTCAACGGGGACGACGAACTGGTCTGTGAGTTCGACCGGACGGTGCTCTCGCTGAAGGCCTAG
- a CDS encoding SDR family oxidoreductase translates to MTVACESGDVSPTVLITGCSSGIGHATALAFNERGWEVYATAPDRSSIDDLEEAGCHVAKLDVTDPGDAGVVADRIVDEQGRIDCLFNNAGYGQIGPLEELPTEQLREQFEVNYFGAHRVARAVLPYMREQGSGLIVNTSSVYGRTILMGQGAYASSKWALEALSDTLRVELSDHDVDVVSLEPGPVETEFGERAIGEIDKLERTGAYEWFYTLFDTRRYGRRLIDRALGHVQPEDVAEVVIEIAESEDRPRRRIVGPWKYMVWLGYVLPDGVRDRALELLKRLP, encoded by the coding sequence ATGACCGTCGCGTGCGAGTCGGGAGACGTGAGTCCAACCGTTCTCATCACCGGCTGTTCGTCGGGAATCGGCCATGCGACCGCCCTCGCCTTCAACGAGCGTGGCTGGGAGGTGTACGCCACCGCCCCCGATCGGTCGTCGATCGACGACCTCGAGGAGGCGGGCTGTCACGTCGCGAAGCTCGACGTCACCGATCCGGGTGACGCGGGGGTCGTCGCCGATCGGATCGTCGACGAGCAGGGCCGGATCGACTGCCTGTTCAACAACGCGGGCTACGGCCAGATCGGCCCCCTCGAGGAGCTCCCGACCGAGCAGCTGCGCGAACAGTTCGAGGTCAACTACTTCGGGGCCCATCGGGTCGCCCGGGCGGTCCTTCCCTACATGCGCGAGCAGGGCTCGGGGCTGATCGTCAACACCTCGAGCGTCTACGGACGGACGATACTCATGGGCCAGGGCGCCTACGCGAGCTCGAAGTGGGCCCTCGAGGCGCTGAGCGACACCCTTCGGGTCGAGCTCTCCGACCACGACGTCGACGTCGTCTCGCTCGAACCCGGCCCCGTCGAGACGGAGTTCGGCGAGCGCGCGATCGGGGAGATCGACAAGCTCGAGCGGACCGGCGCCTACGAATGGTTCTACACCCTCTTCGACACCCGCAGGTACGGCCGACGGCTCATCGACCGCGCGCTCGGTCACGTCCAGCCCGAGGACGTCGCGGAGGTGGTCATCGAGATCGCCGAGAGCGAGGACCGCCCGCGCCGGCGGATCGTCGGCCCCTGGAAGTACATGGTTTGGCTCGGCTACGTCCTCCCGGACGGGGTGCGCGATCGGGCCCTGGAGCTGCTCAAACGGCTTCCCTGA
- a CDS encoding DUF5658 family protein yields MSALSRHEPALWGIVVVSMVADTVLTYYGVERGLVEGNPIARYGLEQFGYASLGVLKLFALGVGLAGRAVLPAGYTAVVPLGLAIPWTIASLINVTLIVVAT; encoded by the coding sequence ATGAGCGCGCTCTCACGACACGAGCCGGCGCTGTGGGGGATCGTCGTCGTTTCGATGGTCGCGGACACCGTCCTGACGTACTACGGGGTCGAGCGGGGGCTGGTCGAGGGCAATCCGATCGCGCGCTACGGCCTCGAACAGTTCGGATACGCGTCGTTGGGCGTCCTCAAGCTGTTCGCGCTCGGTGTCGGGCTCGCTGGGCGCGCAGTGTTACCGGCGGGCTACACCGCCGTCGTCCCGCTGGGGCTCGCGATCCCCTGGACGATCGCCTCGCTGATCAACGTGACCCTGATCGTCGTGGCCACCTAG
- a CDS encoding CoA ester lyase, with amino-acid sequence MIGRSVLFTPGDRPEMLRKAPAAGADVVVFDLEDAVAPGRKAEAREAVAEVLSDPEFDPACEVRVRVNPEFENDLAILDRTRPDGLMLPKAASGADVAALDERVREHGDSLPVIALIESARGVLAAPEIAAYEATDALAFGAEDLAADIGATRSEEGTEVLYARERVVIAASAAGCGAVDTVYTAIEDREGLAEETRFAAGLGYDGKMAIHPAQVGPINQAFSPDPEDVEWAKRVLEARERAEREGRGVFRVDGEMIDAPLVARAEQVLERVRLAEGDHGSR; translated from the coding sequence ATGATCGGACGCAGCGTGCTGTTCACGCCGGGCGACCGTCCCGAAATGCTTCGCAAGGCACCCGCGGCGGGCGCGGACGTGGTCGTTTTCGACCTCGAGGACGCCGTCGCCCCCGGCCGGAAGGCCGAGGCCCGCGAGGCGGTCGCCGAGGTCCTGTCGGATCCGGAGTTCGATCCCGCCTGCGAGGTCCGCGTGCGGGTCAACCCCGAGTTCGAGAACGACCTCGCGATCCTCGACCGCACCCGGCCCGACGGCCTCATGCTGCCGAAGGCGGCGAGCGGGGCGGACGTCGCGGCGCTCGACGAACGGGTCCGCGAGCACGGCGACTCGCTTCCCGTCATCGCGTTGATCGAGAGCGCCCGGGGCGTGCTCGCGGCGCCCGAGATCGCCGCCTACGAGGCGACCGACGCGCTCGCCTTCGGTGCCGAGGACCTCGCGGCGGACATCGGGGCCACTCGGAGCGAGGAGGGGACGGAGGTGCTCTACGCCCGCGAGCGCGTCGTGATCGCCGCGAGCGCCGCCGGCTGTGGGGCGGTCGACACCGTCTACACCGCGATCGAGGACCGGGAGGGGCTCGCCGAGGAGACCCGGTTCGCCGCCGGACTGGGCTACGACGGCAAGATGGCGATCCACCCCGCTCAGGTCGGTCCCATCAACCAGGCCTTCTCGCCCGATCCGGAGGACGTCGAGTGGGCGAAGCGCGTCCTCGAGGCCCGCGAGCGGGCCGAACGCGAGGGACGGGGCGTCTTCCGGGTCGACGGCGAGATGATCGACGCGCCGTTGGTCGCCCGTGCCGAGCAGGTCCTCGAGCGTGTCCGCCTCGCCGAGGGCGATCACGGGAGCCGCTAA
- a CDS encoding Glu/Leu/Phe/Val dehydrogenase, translating into MAEQTNPFESLQEQIDDAAAYLDLGEDVLGRLKHPERVLETNLSVELDDGSLGRFRAFRSQFNGDRGPYKGGIRYHPDVSRDEVKALSGWMVYKTAIVGIPYGGGKGGIVIDPREYSEAELERITRAFATELRPFIGEDRDIPAPDVNTGQREMNWLKDTYETLENTTEPGVVTGKAIESGGSEGRVEATGRSTMLTAREAFDYLGRDVADATVAVQGYGNAGWVAANLLEKQGATIVAVSDSSGAIHSESGLDTRAVREHKDETGSVSGFEGADEEFSGEELLTLDVDLLVPAALENAIDEELAREVGADVIVEAANGPLTPRADDVLTDRDVAVFPDILANAGGVTVSYFEWVQNRQRFYWDEERVNDELETVIVNAFDDLVQTYETHDVPSFRIAAYVVAIDRVAQAFEEGGTFP; encoded by the coding sequence ATGGCCGAGCAGACGAACCCGTTCGAGAGCTTACAGGAGCAGATCGACGACGCCGCCGCCTACCTCGACCTCGGGGAGGACGTGCTCGGCCGGCTGAAACATCCCGAACGCGTCCTCGAGACGAACCTCTCGGTCGAGCTCGACGACGGATCGCTCGGGCGCTTTCGGGCCTTCCGCTCGCAGTTCAACGGCGATCGCGGCCCGTACAAGGGCGGAATCAGATACCACCCGGACGTCTCCCGGGACGAGGTGAAGGCCCTCTCGGGATGGATGGTCTACAAGACCGCGATCGTTGGCATCCCCTACGGCGGCGGCAAGGGCGGGATTGTCATCGATCCCCGCGAGTACTCCGAGGCCGAACTCGAGCGGATCACACGGGCCTTCGCGACCGAACTACGCCCCTTTATCGGCGAGGATCGGGACATCCCCGCGCCGGACGTCAACACCGGCCAGCGCGAGATGAACTGGCTGAAGGACACCTACGAGACCCTGGAGAACACCACCGAACCCGGCGTCGTCACCGGGAAGGCCATCGAGAGCGGCGGCAGCGAGGGCCGTGTCGAGGCGACGGGACGCTCGACGATGCTCACCGCCCGCGAGGCGTTCGACTACCTCGGCCGGGACGTCGCGGACGCGACCGTCGCGGTCCAGGGCTACGGCAACGCCGGCTGGGTCGCCGCGAACCTCTTGGAGAAGCAGGGCGCGACGATCGTCGCCGTCAGCGACTCCTCGGGGGCGATCCACAGCGAGTCGGGCCTCGACACCCGAGCGGTGCGCGAGCACAAGGACGAAACCGGCAGCGTCTCGGGTTTCGAGGGCGCCGACGAGGAGTTCTCGGGCGAGGAGCTGCTGACGCTGGACGTCGACCTGCTCGTGCCCGCGGCCCTCGAAAACGCCATCGACGAGGAGCTCGCCCGCGAGGTCGGGGCCGACGTGATCGTCGAGGCCGCCAACGGCCCGCTGACGCCGCGGGCCGACGACGTGCTGACCGACCGCGACGTGGCGGTCTTCCCCGACATCCTCGCGAACGCCGGCGGCGTCACGGTGAGCTACTTCGAGTGGGTCCAGAACCGCCAGCGCTTCTACTGGGACGAGGAGCGCGTGAACGACGAGCTCGAGACCGTCATCGTGAACGCGTTCGATGACCTCGTCCAGACCTACGAGACCCACGACGTGCCGAGCTTCCGCATCGCCGCCTACGTCGTCGCCATCGACCGGGTCGCGCAGGCCTTCGAGGAGGGCGGCACCTTCCCCTGA